One genomic segment of Synechocystis sp. LKSZ1 includes these proteins:
- the menB gene encoding 1,4-dihydroxy-2-naphthoyl-CoA synthase: MSHADWQVAKVYEDILYHKWDGIAKITINRPHKRNAFRPKTIVELYDAFCNAREDGRIGVVLLTGAGPHSDGKYAFCAGGDQSVRGEGGYLDDQGVPRLNVLDLQRLIRSMPKVVIALVAGYAIGGGQVLHLVCDLTLAADNAMFGQTGPKVGSFDGGFGASYLARVVGQKKAREIWFLCRQYSAQQALDMGLVNAVVPVDDLEGEGIQWAKEILAKSPLAIRCLKAAFNADCDGQAGLQELAGNATLLYYMTAEGNEGKQAFLEKRPPDFRQYPWLP, translated from the coding sequence ATGAGCCACGCCGATTGGCAAGTTGCCAAGGTTTACGAAGATATTCTGTACCACAAATGGGACGGTATCGCCAAAATTACCATCAATCGTCCCCATAAACGTAACGCCTTCCGCCCAAAAACCATTGTTGAATTGTACGATGCCTTTTGTAATGCGCGGGAAGATGGCCGCATCGGTGTAGTTTTGCTTACCGGAGCCGGCCCCCACAGTGATGGTAAATATGCCTTTTGCGCTGGGGGAGACCAATCGGTGCGGGGAGAAGGGGGCTACCTGGATGACCAAGGCGTTCCCCGTCTTAATGTTCTTGATCTCCAGCGCTTGATTCGCTCTATGCCCAAAGTGGTGATTGCCCTCGTGGCGGGTTATGCCATTGGCGGGGGCCAGGTTCTACACTTGGTCTGCGACCTGACATTGGCGGCGGATAATGCTATGTTTGGGCAAACAGGCCCGAAGGTGGGGAGTTTTGATGGTGGTTTTGGGGCCAGTTATTTGGCCCGTGTCGTGGGCCAAAAGAAAGCCCGAGAAATCTGGTTTCTCTGTCGTCAGTATTCTGCTCAGCAGGCCCTAGACATGGGATTAGTGAATGCAGTGGTGCCCGTCGATGATTTAGAAGGGGAAGGAATTCAATGGGCTAAGGAAATCTTGGCTAAAAGCCCCCTCGCGATTCGTTGTCTCAAGGCGGCCTTTAATGCGGACTGCGATGGTCAAGCGGGGCTTCAGGAACTGGCAGGAAACGCAACCCTTTTGTACTACATGACCGCAGAAGGCAATGAAGGAAAACAGGCCTTTCTAGAAAAACGACCACCGGATTTTCGTCAATACCCCTGGTTACCTTAG
- a CDS encoding chorismate lyase translates to MKTSVSVPPATAWYRVQPLWQGDQQIVQQGLPHPQLAPAWQMLILGDGSPTRHLQLLTGEKTEVDVIDMSLIGPSPTEAPPQIHVIPQPWLQRQVWLRTRSGKRLAYAVSWWDGNQVDDYLENRNLPIWDSLSRLHTELYREVLGIFHGPSPALAAAFQETGPFWGRYYLFWHHGQPLTLIYEVFSPYLQRYLGPTALVNDSL, encoded by the coding sequence TTGAAGACCTCTGTTTCCGTTCCTCCTGCCACTGCTTGGTATCGAGTTCAACCCCTCTGGCAGGGAGATCAACAGATTGTGCAACAAGGCCTGCCTCATCCGCAGTTGGCCCCCGCTTGGCAGATGCTCATCCTCGGAGATGGTTCTCCCACCCGTCACCTCCAGTTACTCACTGGGGAAAAAACCGAGGTGGATGTTATTGATATGTCTTTAATTGGCCCGTCTCCGACCGAGGCCCCACCCCAAATTCATGTCATCCCCCAACCCTGGCTACAACGTCAAGTTTGGCTCCGCACCCGTTCCGGTAAACGCCTAGCCTACGCCGTTTCCTGGTGGGACGGCAATCAAGTGGACGATTATTTAGAAAACCGTAATCTACCCATTTGGGACAGTTTATCCCGTCTCCATACTGAGTTGTACCGAGAAGTGCTGGGAATTTTTCATGGCCCGTCTCCGGCCCTCGCGGCGGCGTTCCAAGAAACCGGGCCATTTTGGGGTCGCTACTACCTCTTTTGGCACCATGGCCAACCCCTCACCCTCATCTACGAAGTGTTTTCTCCCTATCTTCAGCGTTATCTAGGCCCGACGGCCCTCGTCAATGACAGCCTTTAG
- a CDS encoding DUF4327 family protein: MSTSTLTPVSSTTYSLSMLQDEVRQLVEKGTISRHQPIYVLCKYIPAREWVCVECELERSDFLLRDQIGDLIAAERWDND, encoded by the coding sequence ATGAGTACCAGTACTCTAACTCCCGTTTCGTCTACGACCTACTCCTTGAGTATGCTTCAAGATGAAGTCCGCCAACTGGTGGAAAAAGGGACGATTAGTCGTCATCAGCCCATCTACGTCCTGTGTAAATACATTCCAGCGCGGGAATGGGTTTGTGTGGAGTGTGAATTAGAGCGGAGTGATTTTCTTCTGCGGGATCAGATCGGGGATCTCATCGCCGCAGAGCGTTGGGATAACGACTAA
- the lepA gene encoding translation elongation factor 4, with amino-acid sequence MTDVPVSRIRNFSIIAHIDHGKSTLADRLLQVTGTVEQRQMKEQFLDNMDLERERGITIKLQAARMNYRGKDGQDYVLNLIDTPGHVDFSYEVSRSLAACEGALLVVDASQGVEAQTLANVYLALENNLEIIPVLNKIDLPSAEPERVAREIEEVVGLDCSQVIQASAKAGLGIEDILESIVHLVPPPQDTVADPLRALIFDSYYDAYRGVVVYFRVMDGRVKRGDKVRLMASGKEYVIDELGVLSPTQVQVDELHAGEVGYFAAAIKAVGDARVGDTITLAMTPAQTPLPGYTEANPMVFCGLFPIDADQYPDLRDALEKLKLNDAALSYEPETSSAMGFGFRCGFLGLLHMEIVQERLEREYNLDLITTAPSVIYRVTTMDGEILEVDNPSQLPDAQHRSKIEEPYIKVEMITPENYVGTLMELCQSRRGVFIDMKYFTQTRTALIYELPLAEVVTDFFDQLKSRTKGYASMEYQLIGYRENALVKLDILVNGDGVDALAMIVHRDKAYYVGRALVEKLKELIPRHQFKVPIQAAIGAKVIASEHIPALRKDVLAKCYGGDISRKKKLLQKQAKGKKRMKAIGTVDVPQEAFMAVLKLDQQG; translated from the coding sequence ATGACCGACGTTCCCGTTTCTCGGATTCGTAACTTTTCCATCATTGCCCACATCGACCACGGTAAATCGACGTTAGCCGACCGACTGTTGCAGGTGACCGGAACCGTCGAACAACGGCAGATGAAGGAGCAATTTCTCGACAACATGGATTTGGAGCGGGAACGGGGCATTACCATTAAACTCCAGGCAGCTCGTATGAATTATCGGGGCAAGGATGGCCAGGACTATGTTCTCAATTTGATCGATACCCCCGGCCACGTTGATTTTTCCTACGAAGTTTCGCGCTCTCTGGCCGCCTGTGAAGGGGCCTTGCTGGTGGTGGATGCCTCCCAGGGAGTAGAGGCTCAGACTCTAGCTAACGTCTATCTGGCCCTGGAAAATAACCTGGAAATTATTCCTGTGCTCAATAAAATTGACCTGCCCAGTGCTGAACCAGAACGGGTAGCCCGGGAAATTGAAGAGGTGGTGGGCCTCGATTGCAGTCAGGTGATTCAGGCTTCCGCCAAGGCTGGCCTGGGGATCGAGGATATTTTAGAATCCATTGTCCATTTGGTGCCCCCCCCCCAAGATACGGTGGCAGACCCATTACGGGCCTTGATTTTTGACAGCTATTACGATGCCTATCGCGGCGTAGTTGTTTATTTTCGGGTGATGGATGGCCGGGTTAAACGGGGGGATAAAGTCCGTTTGATGGCCTCAGGCAAGGAATATGTCATTGATGAACTGGGGGTCCTATCACCGACCCAAGTCCAGGTGGATGAACTGCATGCCGGGGAAGTTGGCTATTTTGCCGCCGCCATTAAAGCCGTAGGGGATGCGCGGGTCGGCGATACGATTACCTTAGCAATGACCCCCGCCCAGACGCCTCTGCCCGGCTATACCGAGGCCAATCCCATGGTTTTTTGTGGCCTCTTTCCCATTGATGCCGACCAATATCCCGATCTGCGGGATGCCCTAGAAAAACTCAAGCTTAACGATGCGGCCCTGTCCTACGAACCTGAAACCTCTAGTGCCATGGGCTTTGGTTTCCGCTGTGGCTTTTTAGGCCTGTTACACATGGAAATTGTCCAGGAGCGGTTAGAGCGGGAATATAATCTGGACTTAATCACGACGGCCCCCTCAGTTATCTATCGCGTGACCACCATGGACGGCGAAATCCTAGAGGTGGATAATCCCAGTCAACTCCCTGATGCCCAACACCGGAGCAAGATCGAAGAACCCTATATCAAGGTGGAAATGATCACCCCGGAAAACTATGTCGGGACGCTAATGGAACTGTGCCAGAGCCGGCGGGGAGTCTTTATTGACATGAAATATTTCACCCAAACCCGCACGGCCCTGATCTACGAGTTACCGTTGGCCGAAGTGGTAACGGACTTTTTTGATCAACTGAAATCTCGCACCAAGGGCTACGCCAGCATGGAGTATCAACTGATTGGCTATCGGGAAAATGCCCTGGTGAAATTAGACATTTTAGTCAATGGGGACGGGGTCGATGCCCTGGCCATGATCGTCCATCGGGATAAGGCTTACTATGTGGGCCGGGCCTTGGTCGAAAAACTGAAGGAATTGATCCCACGCCACCAGTTCAAAGTTCCCATTCAAGCGGCCATCGGCGCGAAGGTGATTGCCAGTGAGCATATTCCGGCCCTGCGCAAGGACGTATTAGCTAAGTGCTACGGTGGTGATATTTCCCGGAAGAAAAAGCTTTTACAGAAACAGGCCAAGGGTAAAAAACGAATGAAGGCCATTGGAACCGTTGATGTGCCCCAGGAAGCTTTTATGGCGGTACTTAAGTTAGACCAACAGGGTTAA
- a CDS encoding RNA-binding protein hfq has translation MTEFNTGLPSVRQIQSLIKGQQTVEIKLTTNDILVGKIRWQDDHCLCLHSQAEEPTLVWWQAVVYIQPRP, from the coding sequence ATGACCGAGTTTAATACGGGCCTCCCCAGCGTTCGTCAAATCCAATCCCTGATCAAAGGCCAGCAGACGGTGGAAATCAAACTAACGACGAATGATATCTTAGTCGGTAAAATTCGTTGGCAGGACGACCACTGCCTCTGTCTACACAGCCAAGCCGAGGAACCCACCCTCGTCTGGTGGCAGGCTGTTGTCTATATTCAACCCCGCCCCTAG
- a CDS encoding PBP1A family penicillin-binding protein, translating to MTRSPSSQPLSQMVTQAVQKLVGLEKRMIAFKPGSRVAKIEVRESPGEPPQTYPLLGERHILGRSSRLSDIQIQNPIVSQAHCSIHREPKHPQQFILQDEGSTNGIYRGRQKLKTYPLCHGDVISLGPPELEDAPQFTFLNPPPPWVKALRYGIYGCGALGLLGMAWLTWEWAQLSVRPWPSGVSAPVVIYAGDGKTQLNPIRRDIHRELVRIQDFSPYLPKAVMASEDSRFYWHFGVDPYGIARAVVINLGKGGLRQGASTLTQQVARSLFPEVGRENTARRKVREMLVALKLEMVYSKDEILKTYLNRVYLGAGNYGFEDAARFYFDKSAKNLNISEAATLVAMLPAPNLYNPIQDYDTTVSLRNRVIKRMANLGMISATEAQQARRSPITVSPKARQSLSKLQAPYFYSYIFTELQNLLGEEVAKEGNFIVESTVNLEAQRQAETQVKQYIANEGQQFRFSQGALVTLDSHNGEILALVGGADYKSTQFNRATQALRQPGSTFKIFAYAAALEAGISAYQTYSCAGIRWQGQAFRPCERSSGNITLAHALAQSENAVALRVAQQVGLDRIATLAEDLGIRSPLHKNPGLVLGQSEVRLLELTGAYGVIADQGQWHLPHAIRRIRDGNDCQDSRRHQTCREIYSATQMGQASVPVLKASTASTLVTLLQNAVNGGTGQAASIGYGAAGKTGTTNRGVDLLFVGFLPQQHFVTGIWLGNDDNSPTRGSSAQAARLWGRYMKTLVQ from the coding sequence ATGACCCGTTCTCCTAGTTCCCAACCCCTCAGCCAAATGGTCACCCAAGCGGTACAAAAACTTGTTGGGCTAGAAAAGCGGATGATAGCCTTCAAGCCGGGCTCTCGGGTGGCCAAGATTGAAGTGCGGGAAAGCCCAGGAGAGCCGCCCCAAACCTATCCTCTACTGGGAGAGCGCCACATCCTGGGGCGGAGTTCGCGGCTGAGCGATATTCAGATTCAAAATCCCATCGTTAGCCAGGCCCATTGCTCCATCCACCGGGAGCCCAAGCATCCCCAGCAGTTTATTCTCCAGGATGAAGGTTCTACTAATGGCATCTATCGGGGCCGCCAGAAGTTAAAGACCTATCCCCTCTGCCACGGGGATGTGATTAGCCTCGGGCCGCCAGAACTCGAAGATGCGCCCCAATTTACTTTTTTGAATCCCCCGCCTCCTTGGGTCAAGGCCCTGCGCTATGGCATTTATGGTTGCGGTGCTCTGGGCCTACTGGGGATGGCTTGGCTCACTTGGGAGTGGGCCCAGTTGTCGGTTCGACCCTGGCCCAGCGGTGTGTCAGCCCCAGTGGTCATCTATGCCGGCGATGGCAAAACTCAGTTAAACCCAATTCGACGTGATATTCATCGAGAATTAGTGAGGATACAGGATTTTTCCCCCTACTTGCCCAAGGCTGTAATGGCCTCGGAGGATAGTCGTTTCTATTGGCATTTTGGGGTTGACCCCTACGGCATTGCTCGGGCTGTTGTGATTAACCTCGGCAAAGGCGGCCTACGCCAGGGAGCCAGTACCCTCACGCAACAAGTTGCCCGCAGTCTCTTTCCAGAGGTGGGCCGGGAAAATACTGCCCGTCGCAAAGTGCGGGAAATGCTGGTGGCCCTGAAGTTGGAAATGGTTTATAGCAAAGATGAAATCCTAAAAACCTATCTCAATCGCGTTTATCTTGGGGCTGGCAACTATGGTTTTGAAGATGCGGCGCGTTTTTATTTTGATAAATCCGCAAAAAACCTCAATATTAGTGAAGCGGCAACGCTGGTGGCCATGCTACCGGCTCCCAACCTCTACAATCCTATCCAGGACTACGACACCACCGTTTCCCTGCGTAATCGGGTAATTAAGCGCATGGCCAACCTGGGCATGATTAGTGCCACGGAAGCTCAACAGGCCCGACGCTCCCCGATCACCGTCAGTCCCAAGGCCCGCCAATCCCTCTCCAAGCTCCAGGCCCCCTATTTCTACAGCTATATTTTTACGGAATTGCAAAATTTGTTAGGAGAAGAGGTGGCCAAGGAAGGGAATTTCATTGTGGAGAGTACGGTGAATCTGGAGGCACAACGCCAGGCCGAAACTCAAGTAAAGCAATACATCGCCAACGAAGGACAACAATTTCGGTTTTCCCAAGGGGCCCTGGTGACCTTGGATAGCCACAATGGGGAAATTTTGGCCCTGGTGGGGGGAGCAGACTACAAAAGCACTCAGTTTAATCGTGCCACCCAGGCCCTACGTCAACCGGGTTCCACTTTTAAAATTTTTGCCTATGCCGCTGCCCTGGAAGCGGGTATTTCTGCTTATCAAACTTATTCCTGTGCTGGTATTCGTTGGCAGGGCCAGGCCTTTCGGCCCTGTGAACGCAGTAGTGGAAACATTACCCTAGCCCATGCCCTAGCTCAATCAGAAAACGCTGTGGCCCTGCGGGTGGCCCAGCAAGTTGGCCTAGACAGAATTGCGACCCTAGCAGAAGACCTGGGAATTCGTTCCCCACTCCACAAAAATCCTGGTTTAGTGCTGGGCCAGAGCGAGGTTCGGCTCTTAGAACTCACGGGGGCCTACGGCGTCATTGCCGACCAAGGCCAGTGGCATCTCCCCCATGCCATCCGTCGTATCCGAGACGGTAATGATTGCCAGGATAGTCGCCGTCACCAAACCTGTCGGGAAATTTATAGTGCCACCCAAATGGGCCAGGCCTCGGTGCCAGTTCTGAAAGCTAGCACGGCTTCGACCCTTGTTACGCTCCTCCAGAATGCAGTTAATGGCGGCACGGGCCAGGCCGCTAGCATTGGCTACGGGGCCGCTGGGAAGACGGGAACCACTAATCGGGGCGTTGATCTCCTTTTCGTGGGCTTTCTACCGCAACAGCACTTTGTCACGGGGATTTGGCTCGGCAACGACGATAATTCTCCCACCCGAGGCAGTAGTGCCCAGGCCGCACGTCTTTGGGGCCGTTACATGAAAACCCTGGTGCAGTAA
- a CDS encoding IctB family putative bicarbonate transporter — protein sequence MAFFWQQLTWSRFSPYQWRQGSYLHRLVGLFQGWSTSSYLWPFRDAIGALLIALIFSLAPFTSTTMLGGLLTICGLYWLVLTLADEQSPGLTPIHLLVFLYWLISALAVSFSPVKMAALGGFLKLTANLCLFLLAARILRSRPWFNRVVTVIILVGLTVGAYGIKQQLDGVEQLATWNDPTSDLAGATRVYSYLGNPNLLAAYLLPMIALSCGAIFTWRGILPKLLAMMTLAIDLGCLFFTQSRGGWLGGLAVLGAFIFLSYLWWRPFLSPFWQTWLLPLVIGLGGLGLGLALLLVEPLQVRVLSIFAGRGDSSNNFRINVWEGVKSMIRDRPWLGIGPGNSAFNHIYPLYMRPKFSALSAYSIYLEIMVETGLVGFSTMLWLLLVVFSQGLRQIQAFRHQSDPQGFWAIAALAAMVGLLVHGLVDTVWYRPPVSTLWWFLLAMIASQSANLMTAAPATADSGSLS from the coding sequence ATGGCCTTTTTTTGGCAACAACTTACCTGGTCTCGATTTTCCCCCTACCAATGGCGGCAGGGCAGTTACCTCCATCGTCTGGTGGGGCTTTTCCAAGGCTGGAGCACCTCTAGTTATCTTTGGCCCTTTCGGGACGCCATCGGGGCGTTGTTGATAGCCCTGATCTTTAGCCTGGCCCCCTTTACCTCCACCACAATGCTGGGGGGTTTGCTGACGATTTGTGGGCTGTATTGGCTGGTGTTGACCCTCGCGGATGAGCAATCACCAGGACTCACCCCGATTCATCTTTTAGTTTTTCTTTACTGGCTGATTTCGGCCTTGGCTGTCAGCTTTTCACCCGTGAAAATGGCTGCTCTGGGTGGATTTTTAAAGCTTACAGCTAACTTATGTTTGTTTCTCTTAGCCGCTCGTATTCTTCGTTCCCGGCCTTGGTTTAATCGGGTAGTAACGGTGATTATTCTCGTGGGGTTAACGGTCGGAGCCTACGGCATCAAACAGCAGCTAGACGGCGTTGAACAGTTGGCCACCTGGAATGATCCGACTTCCGACCTTGCGGGGGCTACTCGGGTTTATAGCTACCTAGGTAACCCGAATTTATTGGCAGCCTACCTACTGCCCATGATTGCCCTGAGTTGCGGGGCTATTTTTACCTGGCGGGGAATTTTGCCCAAACTGCTGGCGATGATGACACTAGCCATTGATCTGGGCTGTCTTTTCTTTACCCAAAGTCGAGGGGGATGGCTCGGAGGACTAGCTGTACTAGGGGCTTTTATCTTCCTCAGTTACCTCTGGTGGCGGCCCTTCCTCTCTCCTTTTTGGCAAACCTGGCTACTACCCCTAGTAATTGGATTGGGGGGTTTGGGTCTGGGTCTGGCTCTACTCCTAGTGGAACCTCTCCAGGTAAGGGTGTTGAGTATTTTTGCGGGCCGAGGCGATAGCAGTAATAATTTTCGGATTAATGTTTGGGAAGGAGTTAAAAGTATGATCCGTGACCGCCCGTGGTTAGGCATTGGCCCAGGAAATAGTGCTTTTAATCACATCTATCCCCTCTATATGCGTCCCAAATTTAGTGCCTTGAGTGCCTATTCCATTTACCTAGAGATCATGGTAGAGACGGGACTAGTGGGCTTTTCGACCATGCTCTGGTTACTTTTAGTTGTTTTTAGTCAGGGGCTAAGGCAGATTCAGGCCTTTCGTCACCAGAGCGATCCCCAGGGTTTTTGGGCCATAGCGGCCTTGGCTGCCATGGTGGGGTTGTTGGTGCATGGCCTAGTCGATACAGTCTGGTACCGGCCACCAGTTAGTACTCTTTGGTGGTTTTTATTGGCCATGATTGCCAGCCAATCCGCTAATTTGATGACAGCGGCCCCGGCAACCGCTGATTCAGGGTCATTATCTTAG
- a CDS encoding dihydroorotase: MESQYLRGVRWLEPQQDQDCQIDLWLQDGQIQALNPDPALIPAHLAPLNGEHLILAPGLVDLYSTSGEPGHEDRETLSQLAAAAITGGFTQLVLLPQGQPVSDNPAVLSLRRQKLLALAPQSLPHVHFWGSLTQDARGEQLAELADLVEAGVVGFSDGQALMNSSLIRRALEYLAPYKKTLALVPVNLALRGNGVAREGAISLALGLPGEPAMAETTAISALIEIMADLPTPVHLMRVSTQRGVALIAQAQARGLPLTASVAWMHILLDSQALYRYDPNLHLDPPLGNPEDRLALIQGLKDGTIAAIAVDHQAYTYEEKTLAFAESPAGAIGLEFALPCLWQGLVETGHLTALELWRALSLNPLRCLGLNPVFSDWLLFNPQQSWPVNSQTLKTQARNTPWWGQTITGRVEQVLSWATTANPGL; the protein is encoded by the coding sequence ATGGAGTCACAGTATTTGCGAGGGGTTCGCTGGCTAGAGCCTCAGCAGGATCAAGACTGCCAGATTGATCTCTGGCTCCAGGATGGACAAATTCAGGCCCTTAATCCGGATCCAGCCCTCATTCCTGCCCATCTAGCTCCCCTCAATGGAGAACATTTAATCTTGGCCCCCGGCCTAGTGGATCTCTACAGCACCAGCGGCGAACCAGGCCATGAAGACCGGGAAACTCTGTCCCAATTAGCGGCAGCGGCCATCACCGGGGGCTTTACTCAACTGGTACTTCTACCCCAGGGCCAGCCCGTCTCCGATAATCCCGCCGTCTTGAGCCTACGGCGTCAAAAGCTCCTAGCCTTAGCTCCGCAGTCTTTGCCCCATGTCCACTTTTGGGGGAGCTTAACCCAGGACGCGCGGGGAGAACAGTTAGCAGAATTGGCGGATTTGGTGGAAGCCGGTGTAGTGGGCTTTAGCGATGGCCAAGCGTTAATGAATTCCAGCTTAATCCGTCGGGCCTTGGAATATCTTGCCCCCTATAAAAAAACGCTGGCCCTGGTACCAGTGAATCTGGCCCTGCGGGGAAATGGCGTTGCCCGAGAGGGGGCCATTTCCTTGGCTTTGGGCCTACCTGGAGAACCGGCTATGGCAGAAACGACAGCGATCTCGGCCCTAATTGAGATAATGGCGGATTTACCAACGCCTGTCCACTTGATGCGGGTTTCAACTCAGCGAGGCGTGGCCCTTATTGCCCAGGCCCAGGCTCGGGGCCTTCCCCTCACCGCCAGTGTCGCCTGGATGCATATCCTGTTGGATAGTCAGGCTCTCTATCGCTATGATCCCAACCTTCATTTAGATCCACCCCTCGGCAACCCAGAAGATCGTCTGGCCTTAATACAGGGACTAAAGGACGGCACCATTGCAGCTATTGCTGTCGATCATCAAGCCTATACCTACGAAGAAAAAACCCTAGCCTTTGCCGAATCCCCAGCGGGGGCCATTGGTTTAGAATTTGCCCTACCCTGTCTCTGGCAGGGTCTAGTGGAGACAGGTCACCTAACGGCCCTGGAACTCTGGCGGGCCCTCAGCCTTAATCCGCTCCGTTGTCTGGGCTTGAACCCGGTATTTTCTGATTGGCTTCTCTTTAATCCCCAGCAATCCTGGCCGGTAAATAGCCAAACCCTTAAAACGCAGGCTCGCAATACCCCGTGGTGGGGCCAAACCATAACGGGAAGAGTAGAACAAGTTCTCTCCTGGGCGACGACGGCAAATCCAGGCCTCTAA
- a CDS encoding metallophosphoesterase, which produces MSWRRFVLFLGLGILLTLGLAWGCQSRPAALPTGQSSSNETPSSAIKLDRIISLNGFHTESTATLPSLPPQTQAILASGPQGQVFSPPRQAIRLAVISDLNSAYGSTTYEPEVRKAIQLMPFWQPDLVLCSGDMVAGQSPSLSKQQIEAMWAAFDQQVAKPLRDAKLPYGFTLGNHDASSALGAKKTYLFQQERDLAAAYWNDPAHDPGVDFIDRQDFPFYYSFKYKDIFFLVWDGSSNHIPPEKLAWVEKTLASPEAQGAKMRILLGHLPLYAVAVKRNKPGEVMENADQLRALLEKYRVHTYISGHQHAYYPAHRGQLQLLHTGLLGSGPRQLLDSQLPPRKTLTILDVNFQNPDLTTYTTYDMKTLGLIDYGQLPRFIVGHNGIVLRRDIEPEELTPPERARCETRLGQRPCPV; this is translated from the coding sequence ATGAGTTGGCGACGCTTTGTTCTTTTTCTTGGCCTCGGTATTCTGTTAACCCTCGGTTTGGCCTGGGGATGCCAATCCCGTCCGGCCGCGCTGCCCACCGGCCAGAGTTCTTCTAACGAGACCCCTTCCTCCGCCATTAAACTGGACAGGATAATTTCTCTAAACGGATTTCACACAGAATCGACTGCCACCTTGCCATCCTTGCCCCCCCAAACCCAGGCCATTTTGGCCAGTGGCCCGCAGGGGCAGGTGTTTTCTCCCCCTCGACAAGCTATTCGCCTGGCTGTCATTAGTGATCTCAATAGTGCCTACGGCTCCACTACCTACGAACCCGAGGTCCGTAAAGCGATCCAACTCATGCCGTTTTGGCAACCAGATCTAGTTCTTTGCAGTGGTGACATGGTCGCGGGCCAGAGTCCGAGTCTTTCTAAACAGCAAATTGAAGCGATGTGGGCCGCCTTCGATCAACAGGTGGCAAAGCCCCTGCGGGATGCGAAATTACCCTACGGCTTTACCCTCGGCAATCATGATGCCTCCAGCGCCCTCGGTGCGAAGAAAACTTATTTGTTTCAGCAAGAGCGGGATCTAGCTGCCGCCTACTGGAATGACCCGGCCCACGATCCTGGGGTAGACTTCATTGACCGCCAGGACTTTCCCTTTTACTACTCCTTCAAATACAAAGATATTTTTTTCTTGGTCTGGGATGGCTCCTCCAATCACATTCCGCCGGAAAAATTGGCCTGGGTTGAAAAAACGCTGGCTAGTCCTGAGGCCCAAGGGGCCAAGATGCGTATTTTATTAGGCCATCTCCCTCTCTACGCTGTGGCCGTTAAGCGGAACAAACCGGGAGAAGTCATGGAAAATGCGGATCAACTCCGAGCCTTGCTCGAAAAATATCGTGTCCATACCTACATCAGTGGACACCAGCATGCCTACTACCCTGCCCATCGAGGTCAACTCCAACTCCTGCATACGGGACTTTTGGGGTCTGGCCCCCGTCAACTTCTAGACAGCCAATTGCCGCCCCGGAAAACGTTAACAATTCTCGATGTTAACTTCCAAAATCCCGATTTAACGACCTATACCACCTACGACATGAAAACCCTGGGCCTAATCGACTACGGGCAGTTACCCCGCTTTATCGTTGGTCATAACGGTATTGTCCTACGACGAGACATTGAGCCTGAAGAGCTAACTCCGCCAGAACGGGCTCGGTGCGAAACTCGCCTCGGCCAACGGCCCTGTCCTGTTTAG